The window GCTTCCATTGTCCGCTGACGCAGCCAAACTACAATTTTATCAAGCTCGGCAGCAACTTCTTTAAGGGCCTTGCCGCGGTGACTGATCAGATTCTTCTCGGCCATGTTGCTTTCCGCAAAAGTTTTTCCCAACTCGGGACAATAAAATACAGGGTCATACCCAAAACCACCATCGCCACGGATCTCTTCGGTAATTTCTCCCTCACATCGTCCTTCATAAGTCAAGGCCGGCCCACTTGGTACCGCAATAGAGACCACGCACTCAAAAGCGGCTTTTCTATTTTGTACACCCTTCAAATCTAAAAGAAGTTTATCGATATTGTCCTGATCAGTAGCATTTTCCCCGGCATAGCGGGCAGAATAGACCCCTGGCGCCCCATCCAGGGCCTCAACCACCAGCCCCGAATCATCGGAGATTGCCGGCAACCCTAAAACCTTGGCCGTGAAATGCGCCTTTTTATACGAATTTTCATCAAATGTCTGGCCATCCTCTTCAACTTCCGGGATAGGTCCAAAATCGTTTAAAGAGCGCAGCTCTATGGGGAGGCCCTTGAACATCTCCTGAAACTCTTTAACCTTGCCTTGGTTTTTTGTTGCCAAAACTAATATCATTGTCCTTCTCCCAAAATTATTTTCCATATCACTGGTGCACATTACCCGAGCCGTATCAGAATCTTTCTAGCTCTTGTAACGGTGGATTACAGCATAGACAACCCAAAGTCAACCCCTCTCCAGACAGCAACGCCGCCCGCAGAAAGCTATAAAACTGAACCATTTCAACGTGTTACCACATGTTGTACACGTAACATGTTGATTACACTCCATATTGTATATTTCCTTAAAATTACCTTTGCTTTTTTGAGAAAGCGGGTCTATGTTAAGAACAAAGGCCCTTTGTTTTTTTGCCTTAGCAACGGTATCAAACTGAAGCGACAACTGTCGGTTACAGGCTGTGACTGCAAAGCGCGGGAGGCACCAAATGCTCTGGGATTTTCTACTCTTTGTTATTATCGGTCCATTGGTTGGTTTTTTTGTCTACTATCTCTCTGAAGACAGAAAAAAATCAGAAAAGTTCACAGATCGACTCAGAAGTGAAAGCAGACTGGTGTATTAATATTCAGCAAGGGTAACATCGCCTGATAGCACCTCATGCACTTTTCCGGAAGCATCTCGAACCTGCAAACGCCCATCCTTGTCCGGCCCCAGTGACACACCATATATCGCCTGT of the Desulfobulbaceae bacterium genome contains:
- a CDS encoding XTP/dITP diphosphatase, whose translation is MILVLATKNQGKVKEFQEMFKGLPIELRSLNDFGPIPEVEEDGQTFDENSYKKAHFTAKVLGLPAISDDSGLVVEALDGAPGVYSARYAGENATDQDNIDKLLLDLKGVQNRKAAFECVVSIAVPSGPALTYEGRCEGEITEEIRGDGGFGYDPVFYCPELGKTFAESNMAEKNLISHRGKALKEVAAELDKIVVWLRQRTMEAKPPKPDHSVYEHNDWSEEKMV